The Bacteroidota bacterium genome has a segment encoding these proteins:
- a CDS encoding response regulator yields MKKILLIEDNKDMRENTAEILELSKYKVITAKNGKEGIELAQKDKPDLIICDIMMPLMDGYGVLHLLSKSTETAKIPFIFLTAKADRTDFRKGMEMGADDYVTKPFDDIELLNAIESRLKKSEMMKKEFSKSIEGLNEFITSAKGMEDLKKLSEQREVRTYRKKENIYIESSYPRGIYFVVKGKVKTYKTHEQGKEFITGLYKDGDFFGYLALLEEGQYTDSATTLEDSEICLIPKEDFFALVYKNAEVSRKFIKMLSDNLQEKEEQLIKLAYNSVRKRVAEALVTLCNRYKKNEEQQFRMNISREDLANLAGTATETTIRTLSDFKDEGLVDIKGGAIAVVQYDKLARMRN; encoded by the coding sequence ATGAAGAAAATTCTTTTGATTGAAGACAACAAGGATATGCGTGAAAATACCGCAGAGATTCTTGAGCTTTCCAAATACAAAGTTATTACAGCTAAAAACGGGAAAGAAGGCATTGAGCTGGCACAAAAAGATAAACCCGATTTAATTATCTGTGATATTATGATGCCGTTGATGGATGGGTACGGAGTGCTTCACTTGCTTTCAAAAAGCACCGAAACGGCAAAAATTCCCTTCATATTTCTTACCGCAAAAGCAGACCGCACTGATTTCCGAAAAGGAATGGAAATGGGTGCAGATGACTATGTAACGAAACCGTTTGACGACATTGAACTCCTGAATGCTATTGAGAGCCGGTTAAAAAAATCAGAAATGATGAAGAAAGAGTTTTCAAAGAGCATAGAAGGATTAAATGAGTTTATCACCAGCGCAAAAGGAATGGAGGATTTAAAAAAATTGTCTGAACAGCGTGAGGTAAGAACCTATAGGAAAAAGGAAAATATTTATATAGAAAGCAGTTATCCGAGAGGGATTTATTTCGTGGTAAAAGGCAAGGTGAAAACATATAAAACACACGAGCAGGGAAAAGAATTCATCACCGGGCTTTATAAGGATGGAGATTTCTTTGGTTATCTTGCTTTGCTCGAAGAGGGTCAATACACAGATTCCGCTACGACATTGGAAGATTCTGAAATATGTTTGATTCCAAAAGAAGATTTTTTTGCGCTTGTTTATAAAAATGCTGAGGTGTCGCGCAAGTTTATTAAAATGCTTTCTGACAATCTTCAGGAAAAAGAAGAACAACTTATCAAACTTGCATACAACTCAGTGAGAAAACGAGTTGCCGAAGCACTTGTTACACTCTGCAACCGTTACAAAAAAAACGAGGAACAGCAGTTCAGAATGAATATTTCCCGCGAAGATTTGGCAAACCTTGCAGGCACTGCCACTGAAACTACCATCCGTACCCTCAGCGATTTTAAGGATGAAGGATTAGTTGATATCAAAGGTGGAGCTATTGCTGTGGTTCAGTACGACAAACTCGCCAGGATGAGAAACTGA
- a CDS encoding PAS domain-containing sensor histidine kinase — MEGKEGIEALFLFAVEGILVINEKGEITRMNPSAEKLFGYGKNELIGKRIEVLVPQRLAQRHVEHRDKYNEHPHARSMGGGMELFGMKKDGKEFPVEISLSPYSTDEKKFTIAFIVDITHRKQAEEKMKNYSAELELQVKNRTLILEEAIEELEKTQKDLNVSLEKEKELNGLKSRFVSMASHEFRTPLATIQSSLSLVKKYGEIQDIEKQDKHISKIKSSISNLTDILNDFLSVSKLEEGKVENISEEFNLNEFVSEIISEMQSITKGGQNIFYTYSGNESVSLDKKLLKNILFNLVSNAIKFSPEGKSIEISSDVKKSSVKIIVKDKGIGISKEDQKYLFERFFRGHNATHIQGTGLGLNIVAKYIELMNGSIDVSSEENKGTTFIITFPQ, encoded by the coding sequence ATGGAAGGAAAAGAAGGTATTGAAGCCCTTTTTTTATTTGCTGTGGAAGGAATTCTTGTGATTAATGAAAAAGGCGAAATCACCAGAATGAATCCAAGCGCTGAAAAACTTTTTGGCTATGGAAAAAATGAACTCATTGGAAAGAGAATTGAAGTGCTTGTTCCACAGCGGCTGGCTCAAAGGCACGTTGAGCACAGGGATAAATACAATGAACATCCGCACGCCCGTTCGATGGGAGGTGGAATGGAACTTTTCGGAATGAAAAAAGATGGAAAGGAGTTTCCGGTCGAAATTAGTTTGAGTCCTTATTCAACAGATGAAAAAAAATTTACTATCGCATTCATTGTTGACATTACTCATCGCAAACAGGCAGAAGAAAAAATGAAAAATTATTCAGCTGAACTTGAATTGCAGGTGAAGAACCGCACGCTGATATTGGAGGAGGCGATAGAGGAACTGGAAAAAACACAAAAAGATTTGAATGTGTCTCTTGAAAAAGAAAAAGAGCTGAATGGTTTAAAATCACGTTTCGTATCAATGGCATCGCACGAATTCCGCACTCCCCTTGCCACGATACAGTCTTCGCTTTCGCTTGTGAAAAAATACGGTGAGATACAGGACATAGAAAAACAGGACAAGCATATCAGCAAAATAAAATCATCTATAAGTAATCTTACTGATATTCTAAACGATTTTCTGTCTGTCAGCAAATTAGAAGAGGGAAAAGTAGAGAATATATCGGAAGAATTTAATTTGAATGAATTTGTTTCTGAAATAATTTCTGAAATGCAGTCAATAACAAAAGGTGGGCAGAATATTTTTTATACCTATTCAGGAAATGAATCCGTTTCGCTTGACAAAAAACTTCTTAAAAATATTCTGTTCAATCTTGTTTCCAATGCAATAAAATTTTCTCCTGAAGGAAAATCTATCGAAATCTCATCTGATGTAAAAAAATCATCTGTGAAAATTATCGTAAAGGATAAAGGCATAGGGATTTCAAAAGAAGATCAAAAGTATTTGTTCGAACGGTTTTTCAGGGGTCATAATGCAACGCATATTCAAGGAACAGGATTGGGGCTGAATATCGTGGCAAAATACATTGAGCTAATGAACGGCTCTATTGATGTATCGAGCGAAGAAAATAAAGGAACAACATTTATTATTACATTTCCACAATGA
- a CDS encoding universal stress protein, which produces MKTILVPTDFSECSTATFPYAVLIAKKTGAKILLLHVLDVQGNTSDAPYMIAAMNTTKVRMQKLMREPILKGVEVTDAIEVGSISRKVNEAAKKHKADMIVMGTHGASGWHEAFIGSNAERIVRDADVPVLSIKNKIKNLKLENIIYATDFSEETFIVFPIIKKIAQTIGAKLDLMKVVTRIDFETTRETQKSINRFKKKAGAQEHSVFIYYDDVKQEGIRGYANTMKADMIALGTHGRHGLSHFFNGSIAEDLVNHSPLPVLTINIHKKLMKPEVEIQSQKKSSTRT; this is translated from the coding sequence ATGAAAACAATTCTTGTCCCCACTGACTTTTCCGAATGTTCCACAGCAACATTTCCTTATGCGGTTCTTATCGCAAAAAAAACAGGAGCGAAAATTTTACTCCTGCACGTGTTGGACGTTCAAGGAAATACTTCTGACGCACCTTACATGATAGCCGCGATGAACACCACCAAGGTCAGAATGCAAAAATTAATGAGAGAACCGATACTGAAAGGTGTTGAAGTTACCGATGCCATTGAAGTTGGTTCTATTAGTCGGAAAGTAAATGAAGCGGCAAAAAAACACAAAGCTGATATGATTGTAATGGGAACTCATGGCGCAAGCGGCTGGCACGAGGCGTTCATCGGCAGTAATGCAGAACGCATTGTCCGCGATGCGGACGTGCCTGTACTTTCCATCAAGAACAAAATAAAAAATCTTAAATTGGAAAATATTATTTATGCCACAGATTTTTCAGAAGAAACCTTTATCGTATTTCCTATCATTAAAAAAATCGCACAAACAATCGGAGCCAAACTGGATCTCATGAAAGTAGTTACAAGGATTGACTTTGAAACCACACGAGAAACACAAAAGTCAATCAATAGATTCAAGAAAAAGGCAGGCGCTCAAGAACATTCGGTATTCATATATTATGACGATGTGAAGCAGGAAGGCATTAGAGGTTATGCCAACACTATGAAAGCCGATATGATTGCGCTTGGCACTCACGGCAGACACGGCTTGTCCCATTTCTTTAACGGAAGCATTGCCGAAGATTTAGTGAATCATTCTCCGCTGCCTGTGCTCACTATTAACATTCATAAAAAACTGATGAAGCCGGAAGTTGAAATTCAATCTCAGAAAAAAAGTTCAACACGAACCTGA
- a CDS encoding VOC family protein, giving the protein MAKLPMIILYVANQESSRDFYSTVLQQQPSLDVPGMTEFFLADNLKLGLMPEKGIAKILVPFTPHPELGNRIPRCELYLFVENPEEALARAVKAGAKEISKAEARDWGDLVAYCADPDGHIIAFAK; this is encoded by the coding sequence ATGGCAAAACTTCCGATGATAATTCTCTATGTTGCAAATCAGGAGAGTAGCAGAGATTTTTATTCAACCGTGCTTCAGCAACAACCTTCCCTTGATGTTCCGGGAATGACAGAATTTTTTCTTGCCGATAATTTGAAGCTCGGATTGATGCCGGAAAAAGGAATTGCCAAAATCCTTGTTCCATTTACTCCTCATCCTGAACTTGGCAATCGAATTCCCAGATGTGAATTATATTTGTTTGTAGAGAATCCGGAAGAAGCATTAGCGCGAGCGGTAAAAGCAGGAGCAAAAGAAATCAGCAAAGCAGAAGCAAGAGATTGGGGCGACCTAGTTGCCTATTGTGCCGATCCTGACGGACATATTATCGCGTTCGCAAAATAA
- a CDS encoding cation transporter codes for MRITLLFSVALMAIKFFAYFITHSVAVLSDALESIINVVAGGFALYSIYFASQPKDADHPYGHGKIENLSAGFEGALIFIAGISIIGNAVYSFFYPPVLEKLDVGLAFSGFAGFCNFAMGSYLVRKGNKFNSLTMIADGKHLISDTISSVGLIIGLGLIYFTNISWIDNVMAIIFGSVILFTGFKLVQESVTNLLDKADIEKLNQLVAILIKNRRAKWIDMHNLRILKYGSRLHIDVHLTLPWYDSLEESHKEMSAVEKIVKENLWDEIEFFIHADPCPTSSCPLCTIENCAHRKHAFVKKLDWTIENLLPDIKHEIS; via the coding sequence ATGCGAATTACGTTGCTCTTCAGCGTTGCGCTGATGGCAATTAAATTTTTTGCCTACTTCATTACGCACTCGGTTGCGGTTTTATCAGATGCGCTTGAATCTATCATCAATGTTGTGGCAGGGGGATTTGCTTTGTACAGCATTTACTTCGCTTCTCAGCCCAAAGATGCCGACCATCCTTACGGTCACGGGAAAATTGAAAATCTTTCAGCAGGATTTGAAGGTGCACTCATTTTCATAGCGGGAATTTCCATTATAGGCAACGCAGTATATTCTTTTTTCTATCCGCCTGTTCTTGAAAAGCTGGATGTAGGACTGGCATTTTCCGGATTTGCCGGGTTCTGCAATTTTGCTATGGGAAGTTATCTTGTGAGAAAAGGGAATAAATTTAATTCTCTGACAATGATTGCTGACGGGAAACATCTCATCAGCGATACCATTTCAAGCGTAGGGTTAATTATCGGTTTAGGATTGATTTACTTCACAAATATTTCATGGATTGATAATGTGATGGCAATTATTTTCGGAAGCGTAATTCTGTTTACCGGATTTAAACTCGTTCAGGAGTCAGTAACAAATCTTCTAGACAAAGCGGATATTGAAAAACTGAATCAACTCGTTGCTATTCTTATTAAAAACCGAAGAGCAAAATGGATTGATATGCACAATCTCCGCATTCTTAAATATGGTTCACGATTGCATATTGATGTTCATCTTACACTGCCTTGGTATGATTCGCTGGAAGAATCTCATAAGGAAATGAGTGCAGTAGAAAAAATTGTGAAAGAAAATCTCTGGGACGAAATAGAGTTTTTCATTCATGCCGATCCCTGCCCGACTTCATCCTGTCCATTATGCACGATTGAAAACTGCGCTCACAGAAAACATGCATTTGTAAAGAAACTGGATTGGACAATAGAAAATCTTTTACCCGACATAAAACATGAAATTTCCTGA
- a CDS encoding T9SS type A sorting domain-containing protein: MKKIIISAIFSAAFFSGAAAQQIANGNFENWTTQTLYEDPNGYLSTNGWTYTSLPGGNVIKVTPAYHAQYAVQLTTIQTQTDTMFGGLFIGTPGNQTIDGGIPYTGQPDSISVYVKYNIMPNDTAFFIVAFKNSGSIIGMAVKTFTGSQSTYQRVCIPTNLPVSPAPDSLVAIFSSSNLDPPRFPGSTLTLDSITMIGTTQAFPNPSFENWTPLVTEEPDNWATINYAKTSVASSTKSTSSYSGTYALRLETIQTSWGDTSGYITNGYMGPSGPAGGMQVFANPSKITGYYKYFPVGNDTALGGAFSYINSGLVDSNIVYLTAKNTYTYFEIPLYYTGWPFIDTLNIIFTSSNMIDSSYVGLGSVLFIDDLTVLYNPVSVNSPDNSFSHSVYPNPFSNSAIISLPNIQGNNYDFVMYDMLGNAVMKKENSSSNSIVIDRNNLPAGIYNYKITLRSTSNIIATGKVAVQ; encoded by the coding sequence ATGAAAAAAATAATCATATCTGCAATTTTTTCAGCAGCTTTTTTCTCCGGTGCTGCTGCCCAGCAAATTGCCAACGGAAATTTTGAAAACTGGACTACACAAACTCTTTATGAAGATCCGAACGGTTATTTATCTACAAACGGATGGACCTACACGTCTCTGCCGGGAGGGAATGTTATAAAAGTCACACCTGCTTATCACGCCCAGTATGCAGTGCAGCTTACTACCATTCAAACACAAACTGATACTATGTTTGGTGGATTATTTATCGGCACACCGGGCAATCAAACCATTGATGGCGGTATTCCTTACACAGGTCAGCCCGATTCTATTTCTGTTTATGTAAAATATAACATCATGCCCAACGATACAGCATTTTTTATTGTGGCATTTAAAAACAGCGGAAGCATAATCGGCATGGCTGTGAAAACATTCACAGGATCACAATCAACCTATCAACGCGTATGTATTCCTACTAACCTTCCCGTTTCTCCTGCGCCAGATTCGCTGGTCGCAATTTTTTCAAGCTCGAATTTAGATCCGCCTCGTTTTCCAGGAAGCACGCTGACGCTTGATAGCATCACCATGATAGGAACAACACAGGCGTTTCCCAATCCAAGTTTTGAAAACTGGACTCCGCTTGTAACAGAAGAACCAGATAACTGGGCAACAATAAATTATGCAAAGACTTCAGTTGCCTCTTCAACAAAATCAACCAGCAGTTACAGCGGAACGTATGCGCTGCGCCTTGAAACAATTCAAACAAGTTGGGGAGATACATCGGGGTATATTACAAACGGCTATATGGGTCCGAGCGGTCCTGCAGGCGGAATGCAGGTTTTTGCAAATCCAAGCAAGATAACGGGCTACTATAAATATTTTCCTGTCGGCAACGACACGGCACTGGGTGGTGCGTTCTCTTATATAAATTCCGGACTTGTTGACAGCAACATAGTTTATTTAACTGCGAAAAATACCTACACATATTTTGAAATTCCGTTGTACTACACAGGGTGGCCATTTATTGATACACTAAATATTATTTTTACATCCAGCAATATGATAGACAGCTCCTATGTTGGATTAGGAAGTGTATTATTCATAGACGATTTGACTGTTTTATATAATCCGGTTTCTGTTAATTCGCCTGATAATTCTTTTTCTCATTCTGTTTATCCGAATCCGTTTTCCAATTCGGCAATTATTTCTTTGCCGAACATACAGGGAAATAATTATGACTTTGTAATGTATGACATGTTGGGCAATGCGGTGATGAAGAAAGAAAACAGTTCATCGAACAGCATAGTGATTGACAGAAACAATCTTCCGGCAGGAATTTATAATTACAAAATCACATTACGCAGCACATCCAACATTATTGCAACCGGAAAAGTGGCAGTGCAATAA
- a CDS encoding pseudouridine synthase, which produces MRYFITYKPFGMLSQFTKDGDHTTLAGLGFNFPKDVYPVGRLDSDSEGLLFLTNDKSINHKLLDPKFKHNRTYLAQVEGIFSEEAKIKLEKGVSISVEGKIYQTLPCKIEIISEPNNLSERNPPIRFRKNIPTSFITISLHEGKNRQVRKMTASVGFPTLRLIRTAIEKLSLEKLQPGEMKEIKKEECYSLLSLR; this is translated from the coding sequence TTGAGATACTTCATCACCTACAAACCATTCGGAATGCTTTCGCAGTTTACGAAAGATGGCGACCACACCACTCTTGCCGGACTCGGCTTTAATTTCCCGAAAGATGTTTATCCCGTGGGAAGATTGGATTCCGACAGCGAAGGATTATTGTTTCTGACGAATGATAAATCCATCAATCACAAACTCCTTGACCCGAAGTTCAAACATAACAGAACTTATCTCGCGCAAGTGGAAGGAATTTTTTCTGAGGAAGCAAAAATAAAATTGGAGAAAGGAGTTTCGATTTCAGTTGAAGGAAAAATATACCAAACTCTTCCCTGCAAAATTGAAATTATTAGCGAGCCAAATAATCTATCAGAAAGAAATCCACCCATCCGTTTCAGGAAAAACATTCCCACTTCATTTATTACTATTTCTCTGCACGAGGGCAAAAACCGTCAGGTGAGAAAGATGACCGCGAGCGTGGGTTTCCCCACTCTTCGGTTAATCAGAACCGCAATTGAAAAACTTTCTTTAGAAAAACTGCAGCCGGGCGAAATGAAAGAAATAAAAAAGGAGGAATGTTACTCCCTCCTTTCTCTCCGATAA